In Camelus ferus isolate YT-003-E chromosome 5, BCGSAC_Cfer_1.0, whole genome shotgun sequence, one genomic interval encodes:
- the KCNJ13 gene encoding inward rectifier potassium channel 13, whose product MDGSNCKVIAPLLTQRYRRMVTKDGHSTLQMDGAQRGLAYLRDAWGILMDMRWRWMMLVFSASFVVHWLVFAVLWYVLAEMNGDLELDHDAPPENHTICVKYITSFTAAFSFSLETQLTIGYGTMFPSGDCPSAIALLAIQMLLGLMLEAFITGAFVAKIARPKNRAFSIRFTDLAVVAHIEGKPNLIFQVANTRPSPLTSVRVSAILYQERENGELYQTSVDFHLDGISSEECPFFIFPLTYYHSIIPSSPLATLLQHENPPHFELVVFLSAMQEGTGEICQRRTSYLPSEIMLHHCFASLLTRGSKGEYQIKMENFDKTVPELPTPLVSKSPNRTDLDIHINGQSIDNFQISETGLTE is encoded by the exons ATGGATGGCAGTAATTGCAAAGTTATTGCTCCTCTCCTAACTCAGAGATACCGGAGAATGGTCACCAAGGATGGCCATAGCACACTTCAAATGGATGGCGCTCAAAGAGGTCTTGCATATCTTCGAGACGCTTGGGGAATCCTAATGGACATGCGCTGGCGCTGGATGATGTTggttttttctgcttcttttgttgTCCACTGGCTTGTCTTTGCAGTGCTCTGGTATGTTCTAGCTGAGATGAATGGTGATCTGGAACTAGATCATGATGCCCCACCTGAAAACCACACTATCTGTGTCAAGTACATCACCAGTTTCACAGctgccttctccttctccctggaGACACAACTCACAATTGGTTATGGGACCATGTTCCCCAGTGGTGACTGTCCAAGTGCAATCGCCCTACTTGCCATACAAATGCTCCTAGGCCTCATGCTAGAGGCTTTTATCACAG GTGCCTTTGTGGCGAAGATTGCCCGGCCAAAAAATCGAGCTTTCTCAATTCGCTTTACTGACCTAGCAGTAGTAGCTCACATAGAAGGCAAACCTAATCTTATTTTCCAAGTGGCCAACACTCGACCTAGCCCTCTAACCAGTGTTCGGGTCTCAGCTATACTCTATCAGGAAAGAGAAAACGGCGAACTCTACCAGACCAGTGTGGACTTCCACCTTGACGGCATCAGTTCTGAAGAATGCCCATTCTTTATCTTCCCATTAACCTACTATCACTCCATTATACCATCGAGTCCTCTGGCTACTCTGCTCCAGCATGAAAATCCTCCCCACTTTGAATTAGTTGTGTTCCTATCAGCAATGCAGGAAGGCACTGGAGAAATATGCCAAAGGAGGACATCCTACCTACCCTCCGAGATCATGTTACATCACTGTTTTGCATCTTTGTTGACCCGAGGTTCCAAAGGTGAATATCAAATCAAGATGGAGAATTTTGACAAGACTGTTCCTGAACTTCCAACTCCTCTAGTCTCTAAGAGCCCGAACAGGACTGACCTGGACATCCATATCAATGGACAAAGCATTGACAATTTTCAGATCTCTGAAACAGGACTGACAGAGTAA